From Priestia filamentosa, a single genomic window includes:
- a CDS encoding TerC family protein, with protein MESLWLEYAWALLVLIGLEGLLSADNALVLAVIAKHLPENEKRRAINYGIIMAFVFRFVALFAISFIANVWQIQAIGAAYLLYLGLKHVIQARFGKKNKDIHKDDEKEAAGKGFWPTVAKIALADLAFAIDSILAAVALALGLPDSPLGDFGGMDGGQFIVVLLGGIAGLILIKFAATWFVQLLAKRPALETTAYVIVAWVGVKLAVITLAHEDIGFLDHDFPHSTAWTLIFYGVLVGIALIGWFAPRKT; from the coding sequence ATGGAGTCACTATGGCTAGAGTATGCTTGGGCATTGTTAGTTCTAATCGGATTAGAAGGATTGTTATCGGCTGACAATGCTCTTGTACTAGCAGTTATAGCCAAGCATTTACCCGAAAATGAAAAAAGAAGAGCTATCAATTATGGTATCATTATGGCCTTTGTTTTTCGATTTGTTGCTCTTTTTGCTATTTCTTTTATCGCAAACGTCTGGCAGATACAGGCGATAGGAGCAGCTTATCTTCTTTACTTAGGTTTAAAACATGTTATTCAGGCGCGTTTCGGAAAAAAGAATAAGGATATTCATAAGGATGATGAAAAGGAAGCCGCTGGAAAAGGTTTCTGGCCGACAGTGGCAAAGATTGCGCTAGCTGACCTTGCTTTTGCAATTGATTCGATACTAGCTGCGGTTGCTCTTGCCCTTGGTCTTCCAGATTCACCGCTCGGCGATTTTGGCGGTATGGATGGAGGACAGTTTATTGTTGTTCTTCTTGGCGGTATTGCTGGCCTTATCTTAATTAAGTTTGCAGCAACCTGGTTTGTGCAGCTTCTTGCAAAACGTCCAGCATTGGAAACAACAGCATATGTCATTGTTGCTTGGGTCGGTGTCAAACTTGCTGTCATTACCCTTGCCCATGAGGATATTGGGTTCTTAGATCATGATTTTCCTCACAGTACAGCTTGGACGTTAATTTTCTACGGAGTATTAGTCGGTATTGCCCTAATTGGTTGGTTTGCACCGAGAAAAACGTGA